The Vigna angularis cultivar LongXiaoDou No.4 chromosome 6, ASM1680809v1, whole genome shotgun sequence genome contains the following window.
tataatttataaattataatatattgaagtgTTTACTTAAGatacaaaaaatttactttattttgtttaactcatatttttgtgagtaaaagtATCTAGGAAGGTTGAGACCTACGTTCAACATTTGTCAGTTCCAAATGACTTTTCATTGtaatttataaatgataatatattgaaacatttactttgttttgttttgttgaattcatattgttgtgagtaaaaatatcttcCACAGGAAGGTTCATTCTTACGTTCAACCTTTTACCAAATTTCAATGgctttttgttataatttataaattataatatattgaagcgTCTACTTAGCGCATATTTTtatgagtaaaaatatcatgtGCACGAAGGTTCAgacctacgttcaaccttgtcaggttgcaatgacttttcattataatttataaattataatatattgaaacatttactttattttgtttaactcatatttttgtgaataaaaatatcctgcacaggaaggttcagtcctacCTTCAGTATCCAGGAAGGTTCAGTGCTACGTTCAACTTTATcaggaaggttcagtcctacgttcaacTTTATCAGGAAGGTTCAGTGCTACGTTCAACTTTATcaggaaggttcagtcctaTGTTCAACTTTATTaggaaggttcagtcctacgttcaaccttatcaggaaggttcagtcctacgttcaaccttatcaggaaggttcagtcctacgttcaaTCTTATCAGGAAGGTTGAGTCCTACATTCAACCTTATcaggaaggttcagtcctacgttcaaccttatcaggaaggttcagtcctacgttcaaccttattaggaaggttcagtcctacgttcaaccttatcCGAGCAGCCATGCGCCCACCTAGTGACGAACTCACTCTAAACTCTCCGAAAGGCCATGCGCCCACCTAATGACGAACTCACTCTAAACTCTCCGAGCAGCCATGCGCCCACCTAGTGACGAACTCACTCTAAACACTCCGAGCGGCCATGCGCCCACTTAGTGACGAACTCAGTCTAAACTCTCCGAGCGATCCTGCGCCTACCAAGTGACGAACTCACTCTAAACTCTCCAAGCGGTCGAGTGCCCATTGAAGAATTCACTACAACCACGATTAGCCTCCTTTCGCGCCATTTCGGAGCCTAGGTATTTTCAAACCCTTCGCGACTCGTTCTAGTCGCTCGGGCTTGCGGGGCTTATGAACTATATAGGATCTGCCAACAAGAGACTGGAGAGAGACGATCGATCAAAGACGTGAGGACAGTAGATCAGCCATCTGGACAAAAGTGCTAGTCGGCCTGGTAGGCACACTGAAGGGCATTAATGGGTAATTAATGTGAGTAATTACCGTATGATATgcatatatattacatttatgaATGATTGGCAAGGTATATTATTTGGGATACACTGAATATATGATGTTAAGGTAAAAATATACGGCATTAATAGACATTCAATGGACTGGACAATTGCAAAGCCTATAAAAGCAAGGTGAATGATCAGGTAAAGACATATtgatctattataataaaatatagacctctttataaAACATACTTGAGCGTCAAGAGTGTCTTCTGTAGGTCGACAACCCATCGGAGTGAATTGCGTTCTCGGAGAGGATTGAACTATCAAAAGATAACATAACAAAGAAGGAAGACCTACCCTCGTACCAATTCAAccaaaacaagtataaaaaatatagaacaaTAAATTCAAActgtaaatatttatcaatatatgaataaattataaatatttttattaaaatagtcagTTTAAACTTGCAAAACGCtgtctttattaaaaaaaaaagtgaacatGATATGTTGTTGATCTCTAAAAATTCTGTTGAAATAGATTCCAAAGCTCACGAACACCAAACACTtcaatgtatatttatataatatttataaaaataaatctgtaaaagtatgtttttattatgatttgtgatatatatttttttatcaggacacataaaatgtgattttttttttatcatgacatatatttaatttacaaagcgattaattattttattttatcttttttttatatacagtgATCATAATATCTACTCCTGAAAATCATACTCGAGTTTCATTAAATTACTGTAGACAACAAAATGTTCTCACtgaatatttaaacttaaagaTCAATGCACTCGGtaacttatttaatataatgGTTCTATTTAAgctaatatctttatttttaaattaagttattgattattttttaaatggtttatatttccaaaatgtttcttttgtttattagTGTGTTTCTAATCTCCATAGAGATCGATGgtttttcaaatttgatttttatgtaattattaagTTACATCACTGAAATCATTTTCAAGTTATTTTCATGATTGATCATCACTGAAATCATTTCCATCTTGTGTCATCAttgagaaatttaaattaagGGCTAATTAGAAATATTGTCCATTTATTGCGTAAGCCAATTAAATGACGTATCGATGTTAAcgtcttattttaaataataattatttttcagtttGAACTACAATAATTAAGGGAAGTAAACACATGTTTAACTCGTAGGTTCAACTCGTTTAATCTCTAGTTTTCGCGAGATAAGTTGACAGTTTCAACCAACCAATTTGTTAGAATCCTCACTATCTAACACTCATATGAGTTGAGTTAGGAATGGTCTGGTGGATTAACtcactaattaattatttttagatttattagtTAGTGATTATTATGGTAATAATACTATGATTTCTATtctacttaaattttattaaaatattccaaCAATGTaattttgtgtatatatatacagatttcttttaattttaattcttccttctaaattatatttgatgAATCAATCAATAAACTGTTTCGACAAAATAGCCCATCAGTTAAACAATTAAACTCTTTTAACTAAAATGGGCCATACCTATAAAAATTGGCAGGCCGGGACCTACCCACAACAATAATAGAGCCCATCACTTAAGATTTTTATTGTATCATGAATGACCCTCAGGTAAAAAGGGACTTCAATAATCCAGGTAAATTTGCTTCAGGTAGCAGGTTAAAAACAGTTGGGTATTGGTCACCTAAGAAAAGACAGCTGCTAAAACACAAATATGCCTTTATCTTTTCAGTGTTTTGGGACCGACCATGCAGATTTGAAATTTAATGTATTATAAGACAAAAAGTAGATGAGAAACTAGAAAGAGAGTTAAAAGGTTAGGAAGAGACAGAGAGAACGACGAGGACGGCGATTGTCGTTCTTATCCCTAAAACTTACGACAAAGGACAGTAGCTGTTACCAATGCCAAAATCAAAATACGTGGTGGAGGACATTTCAAACCTTATCTCCAAATTCATCATTGATGCAGTCCCCCACCAGAGTgagttattataaaatatcaacaGACACAGTTAGCTAAGATATTCTAGCTGTTATTAAATACCTCATTCGAGAAAGTGAGAAGCATAATAATACACAAGTCCAGTCTCTAAAACTCTAGTGTACACAACTATTGTGAATATGCCTAGATCTACAATAATAAGAGACATTTATGGAAGGAACTGAACTGAACAGAATCCATCTTACACATCCTTTCCTTGGTTTTGATTCATCTTACAATCCTTGAAATGGAACACAACAACAAATCACGGTACATAATGATACAAATGACTGGAGAGGGTAGGTCAAGATTCTTCCCCCTCGTAAGATACCATGAGAATGACCTTTCATTCCCAGTGATCTAAAACCCACAAACACCAAAATGCCACGCTTCAAGATGATTGCGTGGGTGAAGTTTTGCGACAAAACCCCAGGGCTGCTTCGCCTTTTTGGGGAGCATCCCTAagaataaacaattaataattaatcctTAATCTGAAAGGAATATTTAATGGAACAGAGCACCTTCATTAGATGACTGCACGTCAACACTATAGACAATTGAAGAGAATGGAATGATGCCATGGACAAGTCAGCAGGTCAAGCAATTTGCGTCAAATTCAAAACGTAGTACTACTATCATTTGCGGATATTGAAGGGCCTTCAGATTTCACAAATGGTGATCCTTTGCTACTAATGTCAAGTCCCTGCAAACGACCAAGCTGGTCGTTTTGCAATATATCTGAGATTTGGTGAGAATTTGTTTGTTGCAGCTGATGAGCTGGCATGCTAGATTGGGAGAGACCATATGGAGGCAACTGCATATTCTGGTGACTAGGAGGACCTGAATGTGGTGggattgaaaagaaatttgacCCTGCAAATGGCATCTGGTGCATTCCCATATTGAAAGACTCAGAGTGGTTGTTCAATACCTCGCCAGTAGCAATCTTAAGCCTCTCAACTTCCTTCATCAATGCATCATTAAGAGCTACAACAAAACAGAGGTAAATTAGcatataattatgtaaaatatatgtatgaCGTTGTATCTAAAGGAAGTGATTGGCTAAAACAGTTACCATCACGAAGTTGTGCCTGTTGCTCCATGGCTTGGAGACGGAGCTTAAGCTCGGTATTTTCACTACTCAGACCAGTTGTATCCCTCTATAAGTAACCAAGAAACGGTATAAGTTGTACACTTATTCAGCCACAAGTTTATACATGAAAAAGCAAGTCAACTAGATAtgaagtttaagaaaaaaaaatcagtaagTGTACCAGGAATTACCAAggtaatttgtaaaattaaatccCTAAactatgaattaaaaaaatagaggaATTTGTGAAAAGAAAGACAAGACTGCATCTAATCACCTATGTCAAATTCTAGTCATTAAAATAATACCAATAAAGATAGTTATCCTGTTATATTTTTAGTGCATTATTTGAGACAAAGGGAACAGATATGCGCATTGCTCACATAAGGTTGCAGctattaatgtaatataataagaatcaaaacaagagaaaaaaaggtAGCAGGCTTTAACGTAGGCCAGCCAACTTCTAAATGATTTCTGGAAAAAAAACATGAAGCCAATAAAATGCAGAGCCAATAAACATATCGCCTCTGTTTCTTTGAAGGGGGGATGACAAATACTTAAGTAGTACATATAGATGAAAATCAACAACAAACCTGGTACAGTGTGAGTTGGGCAGAAAGTGTTGTTGCCTCGGTTTGGAGGGTCTGAACTTTGCGCTCTAGTTCTTGTATATAGCGcgcctttctttcttttgaacGCGCAGCAGATTGCCGATTAGCTAGTATTCTATACAAAACAACAATACTTGTTGAGAATCACAAAACAAATGCATGGCAGCTACCAAAATGCAGGTACGGAAGATAAATGAAACTAGAAAGCAGTATCTCTGGCATAACCCTCACTCACTCGCATTCGCAGAACTCCCATCCCTATTTTAAACGTTCAACTGTTAGAAATCATAATGACACGGCcgttatatatttattatatcaaaataatttagaCTATAAAGGAAGAAGATTCATAATTGTCTCTCTGCATATTCAGAACTTTTAACGTATCACTTTATAAAAACCATTATAATTAGATTTAACATAATTTTCCGACAGAAAAAGAGAATAGTATAATGACAGATCGTTTAAGTAGCAATCAGCAATTACAATTATATTGCGGGCTTCGAATCCTCCAGACTGATCATGCAACGGAAATACACCACACCATTCATACTTTCTAACGATTGTCCCCAGTTTTGAAGTTAAAAAAGCAACGGCAGGGTGAGATATTCTCCCTCTCTATTCATAAATCAATCACGTCTCAGTAAGTATACAATTTAATGATTCAGTAGTGTGACTGTGTATAAATGCCACTATCCATTGAATGATCACGTAACGTAAAATCTATACACGCCCTGGAGTTATGAAACAAACTGTTGACCAAAGAACAGTACGAAAACAAGCAACTATCCAAATCATTGTCATGTCAAACATACAAGATTCTCCTATCAATGACAATTGAGCCCGAAACAGTCGCGCATCATCTAAATACATTTACAAGCCAACTctaattttcaatattaaaaggaaattaCATAATCAAAGAATAGGCATATGTGAGTAAAAAGTAACTAATATGGAAACTCCCTGGAGCAACGCGAAATTCTAAAATCTCGGACagaacaattaattaattatttaattatgaaacAAACGTTGAGTTATTTACGTGATATCAACGTTAATATCCTGCATTAGGATTCTGAAACCGAAATCTAAAAGCGAAAACTATAAGCATTTTTCACGAAAATAAATTCGGAAAAATTTTAAGTGAAGGATGATAGAAGAGACCTCTTGGCACGCTTTGGATCAATGTTCCAAAGTTCCGCTAGCTTATCAGGAGGCATTGCTTTCTTCGCTTCCATGATCTCTCCGAACATGCTTGTCGACGAGGAACCGTCGACGGAGCTACTGTGCCGGTGTCTCGGCCGCGCCTCTGCAGCTCTCGGACTCTTCTCGCCGTCGTTGTGTTCGCTAATACCGGCGCCGTTTCCGTAACCGCTCTGATCCGATCCATTTCCACCGCGGCCGGCGCCGTTAGCGCCACTGCCGAGCTTTTCAACGTCAATGTAGGTAGAGAAGAGGTCGTCCTCGGATCCGATCTCCTCTAGGCTCGCCGTCGAGGATCCGCCGTTGAACGGATCCGACGGCGAGAGGTCCATCATGTCGTCCGGAAGCCGGTAACTGACCTCCGAGAGTGCTCTCCGGTGGTGCGAGTGGGACTCGCCGGAGCCGGCGAAGGGAGCTGCGGAAGCACCGGCGCCGCGAAAGAACAACGAAGAAGACGGCGTCGGTGACGTGGCATTGggattagggttagggtttgaAGGTGAATCTTGCGTCTGTGTGGCCATTCCCTTCTGAGTTCTGTTTTTTCCGATCGATGCTCTGTTTCTAACACGATAACGCGCAATCTCTCGTCTTTCTTCCTCCCCACGTTGccaacacataaaatattaagaattcttaaaaggaaaacaaaaatatattatttaatattgtttataaaataacaacaaaaattccTGTTTagcataatttatattttgaggatttattatttttcctccCAAGTCTTCTGACAAAAAGTTCTTATGGCATTGctacacaaaaaaaatatgaagattgtaaattttgaaatgaaatgttTAAGATGTGAAGAATCTAACAAATATTTAGGAttcctttttaaataattaatgattatttaGTTTACTTACATTGCCCATGTTCAACCAATAAAAATATGGTATATGATTTTTCAgtgattattataaaatcaacATATTTATTATGTACCATATATGTAATAGTTAGATAATAGTATAAATGTATTCACATTCCCACtacattttaattgaattattattattttaatgtaaaaatgtttaaagtaacatgaaaattgaataattagacataataaattaattaatttttaagaatattaacttaaaagaaattttaaaaaagaaaaaataatttaaatttttaaaatgaaatattttcacACAATGACATCATATTTTcactaaaagaataaaatgcaATAATTGTCTTTATCCCAAAAAATGTGAACCTAGAGtgctaatataatatatatcctaaaaaatatttcaatattttcaagatttaatataaaaacataagtTTCTAAtaggagaaaataaaatactttttactataaattttaaaaccttttaattaaaaaagaaaaagcataacTTTCTCATCTTTATTATGCAAATTTTAAACTTCCTCACAATAATtagctaaaaattaaaaatattgaggTCTCAGTATAATttatggaaaatgaaaaaaaaactaataaattaaacatatttttaattttttaaacttttatttttcactttattcTATTGTACATGCAAATATTAGTTAATTCACTTAATTGATAATAAAGGTTACAATGGTGAACACCATTTTCAAAAAGCATGTAGCTTCACATGCAAAATAATGTATAAAGAATTGATATGTTACTGTAGAACGAATAATTATTAGTGGAGTGGCTCATATTTGCACGcaataatttcatattcaaatagTCTATTTAATTAAAacctattttactttattttgcaAATACATTCACTTGGTTACTTAACATGTGTTTCCTAGTATAACGtgcaataaatattttatttgtacagTTGGCCTTTTGACTTTagaaatgtttaaaaaatttatggtAGTGTAGATGATGTGAAAGATTGAATTTAAATGATACCAAGAGTACTATAAAGTTAATTAGGTTAAATTGAAACTTTGGTTtggtgaatatatatatatatatatatatatatatatatatatatatatatatatatatatgaatgcgTGAAAGATCATGATCGAAGGGtcaaactataattttatttagcgTCAAAAGATTGTTCAAATATAGTACGTATTAATTTAGATCCCACTTTGGTTTAATTCAGGTCTAATTAGAATATGCTTTTTAAATTTAGGTCTTTTTAGAAAATCGATCCTATATTTATATAATCCTCATTGATGTTATAAGtctgttttaattaaaaatatatattttaatatataaattttttatatttatttgatattaattttttatatttttttatttttagaaaaataaaaaaaaattgtggacaattttattcttatactatatattaattaaatataaaaatgtgtcacactgtaacatcccaaaaatacagtaatcaccatataatagaattaattacatttcgTAATAAACAGTACAGTCTTACACTAATAACAACgctcaaaagccgaacggcgtTAAGTACAGAGTTAATTTACAATATTACAGAAATAAGAAAAAGCCAGGatcgaacggttttacaaaaccaatTACCGAAAGATCGCTTACAAAACAACCAACATCCAATACCACCGAACGACCTAAGGTTCAGCCTTAACTTCAACGTCGACCAGATTCTCCTCTTCAATCACGTCTTCCAACAAtacttctccttctgctcatatccacacagatgatcattgcaatgacaagacggacgtacaagtatgagacaacacaagaaaacacagggtaagcttatgtaatttaattcacacatcaacatataatattaaacattCCAATACCACAAGAACAgttcaacatatatataacGATACGAAAACTAAcactagactgaccgtccggactatatgaatctgtgtagctacaggcattcgtgcacccgggtgatgtagtaactgggatacactcaacagctgccacccgaggttagccctatccaaagtacccctaaggattaggacctcctgccgtccccacacatgacctaccctcctctacgtaaggacgagtactcacggaacatcaggatgaactgccagcattagcatgcccacagtcatactttacaaaaatccaatatttaatacatgagtcgttcctccctggaacgctcgttcaaaaacCACAACCATTTATTCATCTCAGATACTGTTCCTCCTTTATAATCTTCCACttcattatcaatttcatcatcaGTTACAAGgacataaaataacgaacgttcagtcctctTCAGAACGAAGACGAACGATAAGAAAGAGATCGATGATTCTCTTGTTCAGAACAGAATAAGGCGAAGAGAGTTACTTTTGGATTTACGAAATGAACCGAGTAAAATGGAGCAATATATATGACGAACGGTAATTACCACGTGAGTCAGTTGAATGAACTAACTCTCTTGAGTTCAAACCAATACTTAAGGAATAAGTCAAATATGGAGGCCTTAGGCCggataaaaaaaaaggagacTAATCAAGAggttaagaaattatatttagaatagTTCACATACGGAAATCCaatgccagtaaatgaccgaacaTGGTAAAGGGAAATATTACTAAagttggacgaacactatttcaACAAGCTTGATAATTAAAGACAAGTATAAGCGtccggtataagaccgagcactactcattACGAGCGCTAGGTATAGGACCGAACACTAATTAGTACGgacgctaggtgtaagaccgagcgccacttattacgaacgctaggtataagaccgagcactactagtCTTAAAGTATGGGGGTGTATATATGTATTACTTTATTTCGGATATCCGGGTACAACTatgcttgaacgaacgctcaaacatagtgttccacatgaggacgctcgtcctcgattagaattctctccaaatgaaaaaaattccaattttaaaCAGTTTACTAgaacaaaccgaacggtagaggaccgttcgataacgaacgtacTTTATCATAATGagaatttcatattcagaattTCATCTATTTTCAACTCAAGTTTTCAACATATCAGTTCATACCTCATAAATTCATATCAAGTAtcaatttacatactttatagaGTTTCACATTAATAATTCATACTCAAAAATGATTACTCATATTCACATTCATACATATTAACCATCATCATATATATCAGGCagcatgcatcatattcattccTCCAAACAACAGACGTTCATACAGTAAGACAACATACAAatgtcaattaaattaaataagcttcccttacctggatcagtgaGTGAAACGTCCTAAACGTAAGATTTTGGGTTCGCCCGTCTACAGCTTTATACCCTCAAAGGTCACTTAACTCTTGTAACTAAATCTATCCACATAAAAATATCAAGAATAACTTAGACTATAtccctgcatgcaaccagaacttggttttgCATGTAACCCAAAAACGAACGGTTAAGGTcgagaaacttaccagtttcagaatctgGAACTGTTCGGTCCAGATTGAAGCTTACAACGCCAGGAATAAGTCTATGGTCTCTGAATGATGAACGGAGAAGAGAATAGTGAGTTACAGTAGAAAGAAGGGAAAATTTCTAGAGAGAATGAGGAGGAAATGGAAGGTCAGAGTTTGGAAAGGAGAAGGTGCATGCAAAAGAGAGTGGGCAGGTTTTTCAGAAATCATTTTCATTCGCCCCACGACCAAACGGTCGTGCGTtcttctgctgacacctgcactccacTTATTGACTTCCGAATCTTCCATTTTGACACTTGGCGTCAGCGCAGAGAGtttgtgagtgcgttttaatggttctgagcAGGGTTTTGGGTGTAACAAATGAGATTAAACAGGTGGGGTTTGGGTGTATTTAACGAGGCCTGACACAcacagttattttttttaattgaatatctAAAGTTACATGGAATTACAATTCTTTTCCAACAATTTTTTATCATGATATTACAATTTGTTTAGTGATGAATTAGAATTGAGGATGATAATAGAATATATTAGGAATATTCATAACATGATATATTTGAAGTCAAACAATTTTTAACTTCCAACATAGACAATaataagttttcaaaaaaatatttggaaCTTGCTTCATCATTATTTTATGAAAGGTTGGAAAAAATTTTGTGATTGTGTCAACAAGTATCTATTATCATTAACTCGAGTATTTGATAAATCAAGTTATTTATCTCTTACATGATACTTAActctattaaaatcattttcactatctatttatattaaaaaaaactttataataACTGTGAGGTACTTAAAGTTATATTAAggtttaggtttaatccttttcgacatccctatttatgtacgaatgtctcaattgggtcctcgttttttaaagtgtatcaaaatggtccctaattttgaaaattgatatcaattgagtcctttccattaagttggctggacggcgttaaaaaaattgatgagtggatactgagatgacgaacgaacgctcgtccaccagcgaacgaacgctcgtccatcagcgaacgaacgctcgtccatcagcgaacgaacgctcgtcgaccaccgaacgaacggtcgtccagcagtaagaggtcgacgagcgttcgttctctggtggacgagcgttcgttcgctggtggacgagcgttcgttcgtcatctcagtatccactcatcaatttttttaacgccgtccagccaacttaatggaaaggactcaattgatatcaattttcaaaattagggaccattttgatacactttaaaaaacgaggacccaattgagacattcgtacataaatagggatgtcgaaaaggattaaacctaaggtttaatacttattttgatttctatatttgtttttttttaaagtggtTTTCGAGTTTTTTTGAGTTTAAAgtgatcattttttttgtaaaatttgttcaatttgattCTTTTCACTGAGGGCGTCTAAATCGCTAACGGTAATAGAGTCCACGTAAAAAAACATAATGAGCTGTCACACAATAATGCTTATAGTGGTTGACTCACATCATCATATCGGCACGTCATCACCATCTTTCCCAAATCAAAAACGCTAATTTTTGTAACTTGtgattgattttgatttatGTAGGTTTTTGTGATTTAATGGAAAGCGATTTGGGGTTTTCGCTCCTTGTAGATGGTTTTGCGTCATCAATGGAGGTTGAACAAGTTCAATGATGGTGTGATTTGGGATTTTGCAGGTTTTCACGAAAGAGGCGTAATTTCACGAATTAGGGGTTCATCGCGAATTGGGTTTTTGCGATTTGTGTTGATGATGGTGCACGAGAAAGATGATGAAGGCTATGCAACCTATTGCAATGAAGGATATCTGTTTTGATTTAGGGGTTGAACGCGATTTACTGAGTTAGGGTTTGGTTCAAAAAGATTTGTGATTGTTGCGCAAACTAGGATTGATGTTCGAAACAGATTTGAGAATTATGGGTTTTCTACAAGTTTAATGGTTATGTGATTTTTGGGGTTTCACTTTGCAGGTTCTTGCGAAGTTGGAGTTCTTTAGTTTGCGATGAAGAAGATCAAGATGGTGAGATGTTGATGGTGGTTCTCATGGTGCATAGTAATTTGGGCTCGTAGTTTGTGTTTGATTCGTTGCAGTGGAAGGTTTCTTTTGCAGATTGGGTTTCTTGGTTGATTTGTGGTGGCTTGTGCAGTTGATAACGACGAAGCTCATGGTGGTCCGACGACGTGGAGAAGATGATGGCCTGAGTGTGGTGCACGGTGACGCACTAGTTGAAGGAATATTAGGGTTTCTTATTTGGGCCAAATGTTGATGACGTGGCGAGATGCGTAAAAACTCATTCCATTTTTTTCTACGTAGATTGTATGCCGATAGCAATT
Protein-coding sequences here:
- the LOC108341853 gene encoding transcription factor RF2b, encoding MCWQRGEEERREIARYRVRNRASIGKNRTQKGMATQTQDSPSNPNPNPNATSPTPSSSLFFRGAGASAAPFAGSGESHSHHRRALSEVSYRLPDDMMDLSPSDPFNGGSSTASLEEIGSEDDLFSTYIDVEKLGSGANGAGRGGNGSDQSGYGNGAGISEHNDGEKSPRAAEARPRHRHSSSVDGSSSTSMFGEIMEAKKAMPPDKLAELWNIDPKRAKRILANRQSAARSKERKARYIQELERKVQTLQTEATTLSAQLTLYQRDTTGLSSENTELKLRLQAMEQQAQLRDALNDALMKEVERLKIATGEVLNNHSESFNMGMHQMPFAGSNFFSIPPHSGPPSHQNMQLPPYGLSQSSMPAHQLQQTNSHQISDILQNDQLGRLQGLDISSKGSPFVKSEGPSISANDSSTTF